A window of Haloarcula sp. H-GB4 contains these coding sequences:
- a CDS encoding S26 family signal peptidase — MGRDESTSSTPSGGTDESVNASPAFRFGLYVRDIATSVGAVLLVGAFLFAVSGVWPPLVAIESGSMEPHIDTGDMVFVMDADRFSGQEARHGIVTAAAGAETGYQTFQQPGDVIVFKPNGNEQRTPIIHRSMLWVDAGENWYSRANREYVGSADSCDELRNCPAPHAGFITKGDNKLTNNKYDQVTGASTVVRPEWVIGTGTFRIPRLGYVRVQPSQLWHTSVSMPVGEGSAPAAT, encoded by the coding sequence ATGGGCCGGGACGAATCGACCAGCAGCACGCCGTCAGGCGGGACAGACGAGTCTGTGAATGCCAGCCCTGCGTTTCGTTTCGGCCTGTACGTCCGTGATATCGCCACAAGTGTCGGGGCGGTCCTGCTCGTCGGCGCGTTCTTGTTCGCCGTCAGTGGGGTGTGGCCGCCACTCGTCGCCATCGAAAGCGGGAGCATGGAGCCACACATCGACACCGGCGATATGGTGTTTGTCATGGACGCAGACCGCTTCTCGGGGCAGGAGGCCCGTCACGGCATCGTAACGGCAGCGGCCGGGGCCGAAACCGGGTATCAGACCTTTCAGCAGCCCGGGGACGTCATCGTCTTCAAACCCAACGGTAACGAGCAACGAACGCCGATTATCCACCGGTCGATGCTGTGGGTCGATGCTGGCGAGAACTGGTACAGCCGCGCGAACCGGGAGTACGTTGGGAGTGCGGACAGTTGCGACGAGCTTCGGAACTGTCCGGCACCTCACGCCGGGTTTATTACGAAAGGTGACAACAAATTGACCAACAATAAATACGATCAGGTCACCGGAGCGAGTACTGTTGTCCGTCCAGAGTGGGTCATTGGAACCGGGACTTTCCGAATCCCGCGTCTCGGATATGTTCGGGTCCAGCCGTCCCAGCTATGGCACACATCAGTGTCGATGCCGGTCGGAGAAGGTTCAGCGCCGGCGGCGACCTGA
- a CDS encoding DNA-directed DNA polymerase II small subunit codes for MPLETPARIVSELASRGYNAEREAVTRIADTRDPSSTLERALETLPDEALKLTTDHVESVVKAIESGDGTPSTEPDHGTETTDAPTHTHPPVSTGTDSTTSTEPGASVPPETGGSRDVDTSLRAIDVANDMTGQSTGTGEYSDFVSVFRDRYEKLAGKLRGRVNHRPTDAIENMGGGSDAALIGMVSDIRSTASGHWLVELEDTNGTFPCLVMKDRPIADLVQQLLMDEVIAVEGTLADDAGILFVDSLYFPDVPRTHSPSTADRHVQAALISDVHVGSQEFMEDAWHRFTDWLHTSEAETVEYLLIAGDMVEGVGIYPEQDKELDIIDIYDQYRAFSEYLKEVPADMEIRMIPGNHDAVRLAEPQPGFDEELRDIMSAHDAQVHSNPSLVTVEGVTVLMYHGVSLDEVIAELPDEEASYEEPHKAMYQLLKKRHVAPQYGGHTRLAPEDRDYLAMEEVPDVFHTGHVHKLGWGEYHNVVALNSGCWQAQTEFQKSVNIDPDAGFAPILDLDTLDMTVRKFS; via the coding sequence GTGCCTCTGGAGACGCCGGCACGCATCGTCAGCGAACTCGCGAGCCGCGGCTACAACGCGGAACGTGAGGCAGTGACTCGGATCGCTGACACGCGGGACCCATCGTCGACGCTAGAACGCGCACTCGAAACGCTCCCCGATGAGGCGCTGAAGCTGACAACCGATCACGTCGAATCTGTGGTTAAAGCGATAGAAAGCGGCGACGGAACGCCGAGTACCGAACCAGACCACGGAACCGAAACGACCGACGCTCCGACTCATACACACCCGCCCGTTTCAACTGGAACCGACTCGACCACGTCGACTGAACCGGGTGCATCTGTTCCACCTGAAACGGGGGGGTCACGGGATGTAGACACATCTCTCCGAGCTATCGACGTTGCGAACGATATGACCGGCCAGTCCACTGGAACCGGGGAGTACTCGGACTTCGTCTCGGTGTTCCGGGATCGCTACGAGAAACTGGCGGGCAAACTGCGCGGCAGAGTGAACCACCGGCCGACCGACGCAATCGAGAACATGGGCGGCGGCAGCGACGCAGCGCTGATCGGCATGGTCTCTGATATCCGCTCGACCGCCAGCGGCCACTGGCTGGTCGAACTGGAAGACACGAACGGGACCTTCCCCTGTTTGGTGATGAAAGACCGCCCTATCGCCGACCTCGTCCAGCAGTTGCTCATGGACGAGGTCATCGCCGTCGAGGGAACGCTGGCCGACGATGCTGGCATTCTGTTCGTGGACTCACTATACTTCCCGGACGTGCCACGAACGCACAGCCCCTCGACCGCTGACCGCCACGTTCAGGCGGCGCTCATTTCCGATGTCCACGTCGGCAGTCAGGAGTTCATGGAGGACGCCTGGCATCGCTTTACCGACTGGCTCCACACCTCCGAAGCCGAAACTGTCGAGTACCTGCTCATCGCCGGCGACATGGTGGAGGGCGTCGGCATCTATCCCGAGCAGGATAAGGAACTGGACATCATCGACATCTACGACCAGTACCGCGCGTTCTCGGAGTACCTCAAGGAAGTCCCGGCTGACATGGAGATCCGGATGATCCCGGGCAACCACGACGCCGTTCGGCTGGCCGAACCCCAGCCGGGCTTCGACGAGGAGCTCCGGGACATCATGAGTGCCCACGACGCCCAAGTCCATTCAAACCCCTCGCTGGTCACTGTTGAGGGCGTCACGGTGCTGATGTACCACGGCGTCTCGCTTGACGAAGTCATCGCTGAACTCCCAGATGAGGAGGCCAGCTACGAGGAACCACATAAGGCGATGTACCAGCTCCTGAAGAAGCGCCACGTCGCGCCCCAGTATGGCGGCCACACTCGGCTCGCCCCTGAGGACCGCGATTATCTGGCAATGGAGGAAGTCCCCGATGTGTTCCACACTGGCCACGTCCACAAGCTCGGCTGGGGCGAGTATCATAACGTCGTTGCGCTGAACTCCGGCTGCTGGCAGGCCCAGACTGAATTCCAGAAAAGCGTCAACATCGACCCTGACGCCGGTTTCGCGCCGATTCTGGATCTGGATACGCTGGATATGACGGTCCGGAAGTTCAGCTGA
- a CDS encoding O-acetylhomoserine aminocarboxypropyltransferase/cysteine synthase family protein yields MSDDQNHGFETDALHVGQEPDAETRSRAPPLYQTTSYVFEDAEDAAKQFALEKPGHIYSRLMNPTVGMLQERLAALEGGVGAVATASGMASLNLATFLLADVGDNVVTASSLYGGTYTYYTHTAPRNGVETRFVDTLDYDAYAEAIDENTAYVHCETIGNPSLVTPDFERLAEIAHDHGVPFFVDNTFATPYLCNPIEHGADLVWNSTTKWIHGHGTTVGGVLVDGGSFPWEEHADKYPEIAGDNPAYHGVNFRERFEDAAFTYAAIARGLRDLGCQQSPFDAWQTMQGLETLPARMDRHCDNAMGVAEFLDDHPEVSWVTYPGLEDHETHDTASEYLDGGYGGMITFGLDAGYDAARTTVESTEIASLLANVGDAKTLIIHPASTTHQQLTDEEKAAAGVTDDMVRLSVGTESVEDIKADLDQAIGQAT; encoded by the coding sequence ATGAGTGACGACCAGAACCACGGATTCGAAACCGACGCGCTGCACGTCGGACAAGAGCCGGACGCCGAGACCCGCTCGCGTGCGCCGCCGCTGTACCAGACCACCTCATACGTCTTCGAGGACGCCGAAGACGCAGCCAAGCAGTTTGCACTCGAAAAACCGGGCCACATCTACTCGCGGCTGATGAACCCCACGGTCGGGATGCTCCAAGAGCGGCTGGCGGCGCTGGAGGGCGGCGTCGGCGCGGTCGCCACGGCCTCAGGGATGGCGTCGCTGAATCTGGCGACGTTCCTACTCGCGGATGTCGGCGACAACGTCGTCACCGCATCGTCGCTGTACGGCGGAACCTACACCTACTACACCCACACCGCGCCGCGCAACGGCGTCGAGACGCGCTTCGTCGACACACTCGACTACGACGCCTACGCCGAGGCCATCGACGAGAACACGGCCTATGTCCACTGTGAGACCATCGGCAATCCGTCGCTCGTCACACCCGACTTCGAGCGCCTTGCCGAGATCGCCCACGACCACGGTGTCCCCTTCTTCGTCGACAACACCTTCGCGACGCCGTACCTCTGCAACCCAATCGAACACGGGGCCGACCTCGTCTGGAACTCTACGACGAAGTGGATCCACGGCCACGGCACCACCGTCGGCGGCGTTCTCGTCGACGGTGGCTCCTTCCCGTGGGAGGAACACGCCGACAAGTATCCCGAGATCGCCGGCGACAACCCCGCGTACCACGGCGTCAACTTCCGGGAGCGGTTCGAGGACGCGGCCTTCACCTACGCCGCCATCGCCCGCGGCCTCCGTGATCTGGGCTGCCAGCAGTCCCCCTTCGACGCCTGGCAGACGATGCAGGGTCTGGAGACGCTGCCCGCGCGGATGGACCGTCACTGCGACAACGCGATGGGCGTCGCCGAGTTCCTCGACGACCACCCCGAGGTTTCGTGGGTCACCTATCCCGGCCTCGAAGATCACGAAACGCATGACACCGCCAGCGAGTACCTCGACGGTGGCTACGGCGGTATGATAACGTTCGGTCTCGACGCAGGCTACGATGCCGCCCGAACGACCGTCGAATCGACGGAAATCGCCTCTCTGTTGGCAAACGTCGGCGACGCGAAGACGCTCATCATCCACCCGGCCTCGACCACCCACCAGCAACTCACTGACGAGGAAAAGGCCGCTGCCGGCGTTACCGACGACATGGTTCGTCTCTCCGTCGGTACCGAGTCTGTTGAGGACATCAAGGCCGACCTTGATCAGGCAATCGGACAGGCAACCTAA